A window of bacterium contains these coding sequences:
- a CDS encoding sensor domain-containing diguanylate cyclase: MITAAQADKSTAFLACLASDFTVLLSLPELAERALEALDAELGFDSCTIGLLDGHSPEILTFVGASGLSQEARGLRIPRGHGVDWAVLDTGRPLYVPDLAAEPRAVHLDARIRSGIYAPLCVQGRAKGVLTAHRGRPDAFSATELDLLTGVAGYLAGACEVARLSEQRRAFAVTDHLTGLMNRRAFLDQTEAEINLSHRTGRPFAVAMLDLNGFKAVNDTHGHAAGDMALIRVADALRQSTRTYDRVVRWGGDEFVLLLPATTAAQAHELLERVGSIAVPLNDAPAGTQLTVSWGVASWPADGDSLEILMGVADARLYDMKNREKAARSTRVIAGPRRV, from the coding sequence ATGATCACGGCAGCTCAGGCCGACAAATCGACGGCGTTCCTCGCCTGCCTGGCGAGCGACTTCACCGTGCTGCTCAGCCTGCCGGAGCTCGCCGAGCGCGCCCTCGAGGCGCTCGACGCGGAGCTCGGCTTCGATTCCTGCACGATCGGCCTGCTTGACGGACACAGCCCCGAGATTTTGACGTTCGTCGGCGCCTCGGGACTGTCACAGGAGGCTCGCGGGTTGAGGATCCCCCGGGGGCACGGCGTGGACTGGGCGGTGCTGGACACGGGCCGGCCCCTCTACGTGCCCGACCTCGCAGCCGAGCCGCGCGCCGTTCACCTGGACGCGCGAATTCGTTCGGGGATCTATGCTCCGCTCTGCGTGCAGGGGCGCGCGAAGGGTGTGCTGACCGCCCACCGCGGCCGCCCCGACGCGTTCTCCGCGACCGAGCTCGATCTCCTCACCGGCGTGGCCGGGTACCTGGCGGGTGCATGCGAGGTGGCGCGGCTGTCCGAGCAGCGCCGTGCGTTCGCGGTCACCGACCATCTCACCGGCCTGATGAACCGCCGGGCGTTCCTCGATCAGACGGAAGCCGAGATCAACCTGAGCCACCGGACCGGCCGGCCGTTCGCCGTGGCCATGCTGGATCTCAACGGGTTCAAGGCCGTCAACGACACGCACGGCCACGCGGCGGGCGACATGGCTCTGATTCGAGTGGCCGACGCCCTCCGACAGAGCACCCGCACCTACGACCGTGTCGTCCGTTGGGGCGGCGACGAGTTCGTCCTGCTTCTCCCCGCCACCACCGCGGCGCAGGCGCACGAACTCCTGGAGCGCGTCGGAAGCATCGCGGTGCCGCTGAACGACGCGCCGGCCGGCACCCAGCTCACGGTGTCGTGGGGAGTCGCGTCCTGGCCCGCGGACGGCGATTCACTCGAGATCCTCATGGGCGTCGCGGACGCCAGGCTGTACGACATGAAGAACCGCGAGAAGGCAGCGCGCAGCACCCGCGTGATCGCGGGGCCCCGGCGCGTGTGA
- a CDS encoding CHASE domain-containing protein, whose product MSRSLPSAASRSDLVRALGLALAYYVAGRLSVLPANPREYAMTVWPPAGIALAGLLLFGYRVWPGILFGAFFTTLGPSFHSASAAALLQSTGAAAGLGTGAVLQASAGAWLIRRFVGFPAALDEAGDVAKFLILGGPAACALGAAWSVATLTVAGVEPWSVLQFNWWTWWVGASIGVVVVTPLILVWAGEPRSVWRARRISVGLPLLAAFALAVVVFPKATAWEQASAKFDFEQRSAALADALKNRVDGDIGVAYSIAGFYAGAGAVDRRGFRAFAGGALSHHPGITALEWIPRVPAGQRDVYERAAQRDGYPAFRIHARGRDGANVPVGPRGEYFPVYFVEPAQGNASALGFDAASDPDERAALLSARDAGTPVATPRIPLMTGTGRSSGVLVFLPVYESGSSVSTVELRRRNLKGFAVLALRPEDVARTTLAGSLLRGVDLRIYDDAGLPGPELLWSSVPAADVPSSAGTLSWHIGFSVADRRWSIQASPGSGYLSPRGSWQLWAVLATALAFTGLLASLLLIVTGRTLKSEALALENSGLYRRYRSLFDGVPVGLYRAAEDGQILDVNPAFLRMLDYPSRDALEALNAAHLYLDPKLWERWRTHLEHDAATTDFESQLKRADGSLLWVQASISATRDAAGRIAYYEGAIVDITERKQAEAHVEALNVIVTAAAGAADLQTFLDTLLDRTLAALEGDHGGVWLGAGIFVNRRMPAGLGMETVMSAAEAAGLELTQVQAVENWDLAAGPLAEALGPNIRRAGVRSSLMGALVVDGRQIGGLLITTARPRRWLAPELRLVEAVGRQIGAVAERLQLLDDVRAHARDIETLHGLGAALRRTTSLGEIYALITERTMALLRGDHAELLLLEPDGRTFQRASARTAKTVPLGAASAVGAGIATTAIERAGAFVIPDLTAASAASVGAAPADGIMGPGVAVPLREGERVIGALVAARRRDTALGPFVARDADLATALAELASHAIDRTQLAQQVANELANVRGLYEGAQRMAETLDLQSLAGEAVNRCVEVFGAKFAWIAKFDEAGRPQCLAHHPDVTDVGPFIDDWTRSIAAEAVRAPLAAGQPAVVQNLGGRAGATAPLPAELDLRARGTFPLIGRTRTFGALVLYAGQTTFFTKDRVEFFQAYAHQLAGALENARLYDDANRRLEQLQALHEIDQVITGSLDLNASLSVVLAKTVTQLHADAACVLLFNPHLQVLEYAAGQGFSSDASRHVRLRLGEGLPGQAALERRRVGVSNLDAAPDASQLIGVPHRRLERFKAAYAAPLTAKGQLLGVLHVLYRQSMTPNDEWLEFFDMLAGQTAIAISDARQFRALQRSHDDLMLAYDTTLAGWARALELRDKETAGHTQRVTELALLLASRVGVPESEFIHLRHGALLHDIGKMAISDTILLKPERLNPDERAMMERHPVYARDLLMPIPYLRPVLDIPYCHHEKWDGSGYPRGLTAEQIPLAARIFAVVDVWDALTQDRPYRRAWSDDRAREYIRGELGRHFDPRVGETFLRMLDENAVGRAENPGLSLAGASRGVA is encoded by the coding sequence TGGGGTTCCCGGCGGCGCTCGATGAGGCGGGCGACGTCGCCAAGTTCCTGATCCTGGGCGGGCCCGCGGCCTGTGCGCTCGGCGCGGCATGGAGCGTGGCCACGTTGACGGTCGCCGGCGTCGAGCCGTGGTCCGTTCTTCAGTTCAACTGGTGGACGTGGTGGGTCGGGGCATCGATCGGGGTCGTCGTGGTGACCCCGCTGATCCTGGTCTGGGCCGGGGAACCACGGTCCGTGTGGCGCGCCCGGCGGATCTCCGTCGGCCTGCCGCTGCTGGCCGCCTTCGCGCTGGCCGTCGTGGTGTTCCCCAAGGCCACGGCGTGGGAGCAGGCCTCGGCCAAGTTCGACTTCGAGCAGCGCTCGGCCGCCCTCGCGGACGCATTGAAGAACCGCGTCGATGGCGACATCGGCGTAGCCTACTCCATCGCCGGCTTCTACGCCGGAGCCGGAGCAGTCGACCGGCGCGGCTTCCGCGCCTTCGCCGGCGGGGCGCTGTCGCATCACCCTGGGATCACCGCGCTCGAATGGATCCCTCGCGTCCCCGCCGGGCAGCGGGACGTCTACGAGCGCGCCGCCCAGCGAGACGGGTATCCGGCCTTCCGGATCCACGCGCGCGGGCGTGACGGAGCGAATGTCCCGGTGGGACCGCGCGGCGAGTACTTCCCGGTGTACTTTGTCGAGCCCGCGCAGGGCAACGCGTCGGCCCTCGGATTCGACGCGGCGTCCGACCCCGACGAGCGCGCGGCGCTCCTGAGCGCCCGCGATGCGGGGACCCCGGTGGCCACGCCGCGGATCCCCTTGATGACGGGAACCGGGCGGTCATCCGGGGTCCTCGTCTTCCTGCCTGTGTACGAGTCCGGCTCGTCTGTCTCGACCGTCGAGCTGCGCCGCCGGAATCTCAAGGGATTCGCCGTGCTCGCCCTTCGCCCGGAGGACGTCGCGCGGACCACCCTTGCCGGTTCGCTGCTTCGCGGCGTCGATCTCCGAATCTACGACGATGCCGGCCTGCCCGGGCCCGAGCTGCTCTGGAGCTCCGTCCCCGCCGCCGACGTGCCTTCGTCCGCCGGCACCCTCTCCTGGCACATCGGCTTCTCGGTGGCGGACCGCCGGTGGAGTATCCAGGCGTCGCCGGGCTCGGGCTACCTGAGCCCCCGGGGATCCTGGCAATTGTGGGCGGTGCTTGCGACCGCCCTCGCCTTCACCGGCCTGCTGGCCTCGCTGCTCCTCATTGTGACCGGGCGTACGCTCAAAAGCGAGGCGCTCGCGCTGGAAAATTCCGGACTGTACAGGCGGTATCGGAGCCTGTTCGATGGAGTGCCGGTCGGCCTGTATCGCGCCGCCGAAGACGGGCAGATTCTCGACGTCAACCCGGCGTTTCTGCGAATGCTCGACTACCCCAGCCGCGATGCCCTGGAAGCCCTCAATGCGGCCCATCTCTATCTCGATCCCAAGCTCTGGGAGCGGTGGCGCACGCATCTGGAGCACGACGCGGCCACGACGGATTTCGAGAGCCAGTTGAAGCGGGCCGACGGATCGCTGCTGTGGGTCCAGGCGAGCATCAGCGCGACGCGCGACGCCGCCGGCCGGATCGCCTACTACGAAGGGGCGATCGTCGACATCACCGAGCGCAAGCAGGCCGAGGCGCACGTCGAGGCGCTCAACGTGATCGTGACCGCCGCAGCCGGCGCCGCCGATCTGCAGACGTTCCTGGACACATTGCTCGATCGCACGCTGGCGGCCCTGGAAGGAGACCACGGCGGCGTCTGGCTCGGGGCCGGCATCTTCGTCAATCGCCGCATGCCGGCCGGGCTCGGCATGGAGACGGTCATGTCCGCGGCGGAGGCCGCCGGGCTCGAGCTGACACAGGTCCAGGCGGTCGAAAACTGGGACCTCGCCGCGGGTCCGCTGGCGGAGGCCCTGGGACCGAACATCCGGCGGGCCGGCGTCCGGTCGTCGCTGATGGGGGCCCTGGTCGTCGACGGCCGGCAAATCGGAGGACTGCTGATCACGACGGCGCGCCCGCGGCGGTGGCTCGCGCCCGAGCTCAGGCTGGTGGAGGCGGTCGGCCGTCAGATCGGCGCAGTCGCCGAGCGGCTGCAACTGCTGGACGACGTGCGCGCCCACGCGCGGGACATCGAGACCCTGCACGGTCTCGGGGCGGCGCTCCGGCGAACCACGAGCCTCGGTGAAATCTACGCGCTCATCACGGAACGGACGATGGCGCTCCTGCGCGGCGACCACGCCGAGCTCCTCCTGCTCGAGCCCGACGGCCGCACATTCCAGCGCGCCAGCGCGCGCACCGCGAAGACGGTCCCGCTCGGCGCGGCATCCGCGGTTGGAGCAGGCATTGCGACCACGGCGATCGAACGCGCGGGCGCCTTCGTGATTCCCGATCTGACCGCGGCCTCCGCCGCCTCCGTCGGCGCCGCGCCCGCGGACGGCATCATGGGGCCCGGCGTCGCCGTCCCGCTGCGGGAGGGCGAGCGGGTCATCGGCGCGCTCGTCGCCGCACGCCGCCGGGACACCGCCCTCGGGCCGTTTGTCGCCAGAGACGCGGACCTCGCCACGGCCCTCGCGGAACTCGCCAGCCATGCGATCGACCGTACCCAGCTCGCGCAGCAGGTCGCGAACGAACTGGCGAACGTCCGCGGCCTCTACGAAGGCGCGCAGCGCATGGCCGAGACCCTCGATCTCCAGAGCCTGGCCGGCGAAGCGGTGAACCGTTGCGTGGAGGTGTTCGGCGCGAAGTTCGCGTGGATCGCGAAATTCGACGAAGCCGGCCGGCCGCAATGCCTCGCCCACCATCCGGATGTGACCGACGTCGGTCCCTTCATTGACGACTGGACCCGATCGATCGCCGCCGAGGCGGTGCGCGCGCCGCTCGCGGCCGGCCAGCCCGCCGTCGTGCAGAATCTCGGGGGACGCGCCGGAGCGACGGCGCCGCTCCCGGCCGAGCTCGATCTGCGCGCGCGGGGGACCTTTCCGCTGATCGGCCGGACGCGTACCTTCGGGGCGCTGGTGCTGTACGCGGGCCAGACCACGTTCTTCACCAAGGACCGCGTGGAGTTTTTCCAGGCCTACGCCCACCAATTGGCCGGGGCGTTGGAGAATGCCCGGCTGTACGACGACGCGAACCGCCGGCTCGAGCAACTCCAGGCGCTGCACGAAATCGATCAGGTGATCACCGGCAGCCTGGACCTGAACGCCAGCCTCAGCGTCGTGCTCGCCAAGACCGTGACGCAGCTCCACGCCGACGCGGCCTGCGTGCTGCTCTTCAATCCTCACCTGCAGGTCCTGGAGTACGCCGCCGGGCAGGGTTTCTCGTCCGACGCCTCCAGGCACGTGCGCCTCCGGCTCGGGGAGGGACTGCCGGGACAGGCCGCCCTCGAGCGACGGCGCGTCGGGGTCTCGAACCTCGATGCGGCGCCGGACGCCTCGCAGCTGATCGGCGTCCCGCACCGGCGTCTCGAACGATTCAAAGCCGCCTACGCCGCCCCGCTGACAGCGAAGGGCCAGCTGCTCGGGGTGCTCCACGTACTCTACCGGCAGTCCATGACGCCCAACGACGAATGGCTCGAGTTCTTCGACATGCTCGCGGGGCAGACGGCGATCGCCATCAGCGACGCGCGGCAGTTCCGGGCGCTCCAGCGATCCCACGACGACCTCATGCTCGCCTACGATACGACGCTCGCGGGCTGGGCGCGCGCCCTCGAGCTCAGGGACAAGGAAACGGCCGGCCACACCCAGCGGGTGACCGAGCTCGCCTTGCTCCTGGCGAGTCGCGTCGGCGTGCCGGAATCCGAGTTCATCCACCTGCGGCACGGCGCCCTGCTTCACGACATCGGCAAGATGGCCATCTCGGATACGATCCTCCTCAAGCCGGAGCGGCTCAACCCGGACGAGCGGGCGATGATGGAGCGCCACCCCGTGTACGCGCGCGACCTGCTGATGCCCATCCCGTACCTGCGGCCGGTGTTGGACATTCCTTACTGCCACCATGAGAAGTGGGATGGGAGCGGCTACCCCCGGGGCCTGACGGCCGAACAGATCCCCCTGGCCGCACGCATCTTCGCGGTCGTGGACGTCTGGGACGCGCTCACACAGGATCGGCCGTACCGCCGTGCGTGGTCCGACGATCGGGCCCGCGAGTACATTCGCGGCGAATTGGGGCGCCATTTTGACCCCCGCGTGGGCGAGACGTTTCTCCGGATGCTGGACGAGAACGCCGTGGGGCGCGCCGAGAACCCGGGCCTGAGCCTGGCCGGGGCTTCGCGTGGCGTCGCATGA
- a CDS encoding SCO family protein → MTEVRRFMQPRGWWVAAALIVVLGAGVWWARARFAAPPPLEGAVLTPPVRAYDFALPDPDGRAVSLAALRGKVVVLTFLYAHCPDECPLIAEQFHTVHAQLGGLGDRVAFMAVSVDPSGDTPDAIREFLDLHHVTGVLTYLRGSAAQLRPVWAHYFVASDAKDGVSPSTAAAQGVSHTTIVYVIDPRGQVRLFLPANFDPKDLMTDIRLLARTAR, encoded by the coding sequence ATGACCGAGGTACGGCGCTTCATGCAGCCGCGCGGGTGGTGGGTGGCCGCCGCGCTCATCGTGGTCCTGGGCGCCGGCGTCTGGTGGGCGCGCGCGCGCTTTGCGGCGCCGCCGCCGCTCGAGGGCGCGGTGCTGACGCCGCCCGTCCGCGCGTACGACTTCGCGCTGCCGGACCCGGACGGGCGGGCCGTGTCGCTGGCCGCCCTGCGCGGCAAGGTCGTCGTGCTGACGTTCCTGTACGCGCACTGCCCGGACGAATGCCCGCTCATCGCCGAGCAGTTCCACACGGTCCACGCCCAACTCGGCGGCCTCGGAGACCGCGTCGCCTTCATGGCGGTCAGCGTCGACCCATCCGGCGATACGCCCGATGCGATCCGCGAGTTTCTGGACCTTCATCACGTCACCGGCGTGCTCACGTACCTGCGCGGGAGCGCCGCGCAACTGCGCCCGGTGTGGGCGCACTACTTCGTCGCCAGCGATGCCAAGGACGGCGTCTCCCCAAGCACCGCGGCGGCCCAGGGCGTCAGCCACACGACGATCGTCTACGTGATCGACCCCCGGGGTCAGGTGCGGCTCTTTCTCCCCGCGAATTTCGATCCGAAGGATCTGATGACGGACATCCGGCTCCTGGCCCGGACCGCGCGCTAG